The following proteins come from a genomic window of Salvia hispanica cultivar TCC Black 2014 chromosome 4, UniMelb_Shisp_WGS_1.0, whole genome shotgun sequence:
- the LOC125219931 gene encoding 1-aminocyclopropane-1-carboxylate oxidase homolog 1-like → MEKTDDNNDYYDWDKEVEEFEKSKGGVKGLVDSGISRIPRFFISPPEPDDANPGPHAHPDGLIPIIDLEGVRGGLDHKAVGEIRTASRKWGFFQVVNHGIPTSVTDAMLRGTRALHEQPKEAKQELYTSDGAPDVRFYAINGRLEEGDAASWRDAFACKFTDGVIDPEIIPPVCRDEIMKYMNHMIKVRDVLSEVLSEALGASKDLLGEMQCMESEYLTCLYYPASPEPDKSLGTVAHSDPTVLTVLLQDDTGGLQIKHDGYWIDVPPVPGALIVNIGDFLQLMSNDKFMSVEHRVLSRSKGSRVSVACFFFPRGQEMANIYAPIKQVISPNNPPIYKQVSYIDFVTHYQKRNLRGGHSALANYKLDNIN, encoded by the exons ATGGAGAAAACCGATGACAACAATGATTATTATGATTGGGATAAAGAAGTGGAGGAGTTCGAGAAATCCAAAGGCGGCGTGAAGGGCCTCGTTGACTCAGGCATCAGCCGAATCCCGAGGTTCTTCATCAGCCCGCCCGAGCCTGACGATGCGAATCCCGGGCCCCATGCCCATCCGGACGGCCTGATCCCGATCATAGATTTGGAGGGCGTCCGGGGAGGGCTTGATCATAAAGCAGTTGGTGAAATTCGAACTGCGTCACGGAAGTGGGGATTCTTCCAGGTGGTCAACCATGGAATCCCCACTTCCGTGACGGACGCCATGCTCCGCGGGACGCGGGCCCTGCACGAGCAACCGAAGGAGGCAAAGCAAGAGCTTTACACCTCGGACGGCGCGCCGGACGTGAGGTTCTACGCGATAAACGGGCGGCTCGAGGAGGGCGACGCGGCGAGCTGGAGGGACGCGTTCGCTTGCAAGTTCACAGACGGCGTGATCGACCCAGAGATCATCCCGCCAGTTTGCAG GGATGAGATAATGAAGTACATGAATCACATGATCAAAGTGAGGGATGTGTTGTCGGAGGTGTTGTCGGAAGCGTTGGGGGCGAGCAAGGATTTGTTGGGGGAGATGCAATGCATGGAGAGCGAGTATCTCACGTGCCTCTATTATCCGGCCTCGCCCGAGCCGGATAAGAGTTTGGGCACGGTCGCACACTCTGATCCAACAGTGCTCACGGTTTTACTGCAGGACGACACTGGCGGCCTGCAGATAAAACATGATGGATATTGGATCGATGTGCCGCCCGTGCCAGGGGCTCTCATAGTTAACATTGGTGATTTTCTTCAG CTGATGAGTAATGACAAATTCATGAGCGTGGAGCATAGAGTGTTGAGTAGATCAAAAGGGAGCCGAGTTTCTGTTGCATGCTTCTTCTTTCCACGTGGTCAAGAAATGGCTAACATTTATGCACCTATTAAACAAGTCATCTCTCCAAATAATCCTCCTATCTATAAACAAGTTAGTTATATAGATTTTGTCACACACTACCAAAAGAGAAACTTACGAGGTGGCCATTCTGCCCTTGCAAATTACAAACTCGAcaatattaattga